Within the Leisingera thetidis genome, the region GCTGTTTGCGCTGGTGGTGGTGATGATCGTGGTGGGCGGGCTGACCCGGCTGACGGACTCCGGCCTGTCGATCACCGAATGGCGGCCCGTCACCGGGGCCATCCCGCCGATGTCCGAAGCCGACTGGCAGGCGGAATTCGAGAAGTACCAGCAGATCGACCAGTGGCGCATCCAGAACCAGTGGATGGAGCTGTCCGATTTCAAATCGATCTACTGGTGGGAATGGGGCCACCGCCAGCTGGGCCGGGTCATCGGTGTTGTCTGGGCAGCTGGTTTCCTCGGTTTCCTGGTGGCGCGCAAGATCCCGGCGGGCTGGACCGGCCGGCTGCTGCTGCCCGGCGTGCTGGGCGGTGTGCAGGGTGCCATCGGCTGGTGGATGGTGGCCTCGGGCGTCACCCAGGGCGAGGGAATGACTGCGGTCGCCTCCTACCGGCTGGCGGTGCATCTGGGGCTGGCATTCGTGATCCTCGGCTTCATCGCGTGGTATGTGCTGATGCTGGGCCGCGAGGAACGGGAACTGATGCAGGCGCGGCGCGCCAAGGAAGCCAAGCTGTTCAGCCTGTCCACTGGTCTCATGCATTTCGCTTTCCTGCAGATCCTGCTGGGCGCGCTAGTGGCGGGGATCGACGCGGGCCGCTCCTATACCGACTGGCCGCTGATGGGCGGGCAGGTGATGCCGCCAAACCCCTTCATGATCGAGCCCGTGTGGAAGAATTTCTTTGAAAACCCGGGCCTGGTGCAGTTCATTCACCGGGTGGCGGGCTATTTGCTGTTTGCCTTTGGCGTTGTTGCCTGGCTGCGCGGGCGCGGCAGCGCGCATGCCCGGACCCGCTTTGCCTTTAACGCTGTTTTTGCAGCGCTGATGGTCCAGGTCCTGCTGGGAATCGTGACCGTGCTTTATGCGGCCCCTCTGCACGCGGCCATCACGCACCAGTTGATGGCCATTGCCGTTTGGGTGCTGATCCTGCGCGCGCGTTTCCTGTCTGCCTATCCCATTGCAACTTCGATCAAGGATCACTGACCCCATGAGCGCATTTGACGAACTGATGGCCTTCCAGCGCGAGACCCAGGCGCTGGGGCAGATTGCGGGCCGGCTGGGCTGGGATCAGGAAACTGTGATGCCGCGCGGGGCGGCGCCGCAGCGGGGCGAGGAGATGGCCGCGATCGAAGCGGTGCTGCACGCCCGCCGCAGCGACCCGCGGGTGGCAGAATGGCTGGAGCAGGCCGAGGCGCCGGATGAGCCAGGCGCTGCCCAGCTGCGCGAAATCCGCCGCAGCTATGAGCGCACCGTCAAGGTGCCCGCGGATCTGGCCAAGAAGATCGCGCAAGTCACCTCGGAGGCGCAAGGCAAATGGGCAGCCGCACGGGCAGATGAGGATGTGGCCGCTTTCCTGCCGGTACTGGAGGAAGTCGTCGCCCTGAAGCGCGAGGAAGGCCAGGCGCTGGCGGCGGGCGGCGACGTCTATGACGCCATGGTCGAGGATTATGAGCACGGCATGACCGGGGCAGGGATCGCGGCGATCTTCGATGCCATGCGCCCGGGACTGGTGGCGCTGCGCGCCAAGGTGCTGGAGAAACCCGCGCCGGAGGGGCTGAGGGGCACCTTTGACGAAGCCGCGCAGATGAAGCTGACACGCAAGATTGCCAAGGTGTTCGGCTATGACATGGCGCATGGCCGCGTCGACAAGGCGGTGCACCCGTTCAGCTCCGGGTCCGGCCTGGATGTTCGGATCACCACGCGGACCAGTGAAACCGACCCGTTCAACTGCTTCTATTCGACCATCCACGAAGTTGGTCACGGCGCTTATGAGCAGAATATCCGCCGCGATTTCCTTCTGACCCCGCTGGGCAGCGGCGTGTCGATGGGCGTGCATGAAAGCCAGAGCCGGATCTACGAAAACCAGATCGGCCGCAGCCGCGCCTTTGCCGGCTGGCTGTTTGAAGAGATGAAGCAGGCTTTTGGTGATTTCGGCGTGGCGGACGCCGATGCGTTTTATGCGGCGGTGAATGCCGTGCATAAGGGCTATATCCGCACCGAAGCGGATGAGTTGCAGTACAACCTGCATATCATGCTGCGCTTCGGCCTGGAGCGGGCGCTGATGAGCGGCGATCTGGCGGTGAAGGATCTGGAGGCCGCCTGGAATGACAGGTTTGAAGCCGACTTCGGCTATGCGGTGGACAAGCCGTCCAATGGCTGCCTGCAGGATGTGCATTGGTCGGTGGGGCTGTTCGGCTATTTCCCCACCTATTCGCTGGGCAACGTCTATGCCGGCTGCCTGTACCAGGCGCTGCGCCGGGATGTGCCGGGGCTGGATGCGCAGCTGGCTGAGGGCGATACCTCAGGCGCAACCGGCTGGCTGAAGGAGAACCTGCAGCAGCACGGCGGGGTGCGCACCCCGCGCGAAACCATCGTTCATGCGGCCGGTATGGAGCCTGGGCACGAGCCGCTGCTGGCCTATCTCGAAGAGAAATTCAGCCTGCTCTATGATCTTTGATTCAGCCCGGGTTCCGGCCTAACCCCATTGCGGGGAAGCGGGAATTCCGCTGCCCCGGAAATGCCGTATTTTAAGGATATTCTCGGTGGCTCATGGGGATGTGAGTAAGAGAGTAGTCTGATGCATACAGCCGTAGCCTATCTGATATTTGCCAGCTTTGTTCTGGCGCCAAGCCTGATCTGAGGCGGGCGCCTTCAGATCAATGCCATCCGTTCGGCCCGCTCGGGATCCGGGAAGGGGCGGTAAAGGCCGATCTCGGCCGTGGCGATCAGCGCGGTGACATGTGAGTAGAGTTTATCGACCTCCTCGTCATGTTCGCCCAGAACACGGAAGGCCTGATCCAGCTGGGTCATGTCCTTGAATTCGATCTCCAGCAGAAAATCACGGCAGTTGTCGCTGGCGAGATTCAATTTGCGCCGCAGCAGGCGCCAGCCCAGCACGACGCCGCGCTCCTGCAGGTAGCTCATCCATTGCTCAACCGCGCTGGCGAAGCTGAGCGCCTTGGCTTCGTGATGCAGGTCAATGGAGCAGTGATACAGGTTCATGGGGCAACCCCTTGGCAAGAAACAACTCAAGGGCAGTCTGACACAGAAAGATTAGGCGGCGGTTAAACAGCAAAACGCCGCCCGGAATTTCGGGGCGGCGTTTGAATTCTGTCAGGAAGCGAGTGGCTTAGCTGTCCTCTTCTTCCTCACCGTTCTCCGCGATCCAGGCAACCGAGACCACTTCCTCGCCTTTGCCGGTGTTGAACACCCGGACCCCGCCGGCCGACCGCGAGCGGAAGGAGATCCCCTCCACCGGCACCCGGATCGACTGGCCCTTGGAGGTGGCGAGCATGATCTGGTCATCCATCTCCACCGGGAAGGAGGCAACGATCTCGCCGCCGCGCATCGCCTTGTCCATCGCGGTCACACCCATGCCGCCGCGGCCGCGGACCGGATAGTCATGCGAGGACGACAGTTTGCCCGAGCCGCCGGAGGTGATCGTCAGGATCAGGTTTTCCGCTGCCGACATCTCGGCATAAAGCTCGGTGGAGAAATTCGGATCCTCAACGGCGTCCTCATCCGAGGTTTCGGCATCGTCCGTCAATCCGGCCATCGCACGGCGCATCTTGAGGTAAGCGGTACGCTGTTCAGGCCTGTATTTCGAGTGCCGGATGACCGACATGGAAACAACCCTGTCCTCGCCGCTCAATCTGATGCCGCGCACACCTGTGGATTCGCGCGAGTTGAACACCCGCACATCAGTGGAACGGAAGCGGATCGCGCGGCCCGAGTCAGTGAACAGCATCACATCGTCGTCTTCCGAGCAGATCCGCACGTTCACCAGCTGCACCGAGCCGTCCTCGGGCAGCTTCATGGCAATCTTGCCGTTGCGGCGCACGTTGGTGAAATCCGACAGCCGGTTGCGGCGCACGTCGCCGCCGCTGGTCGCGAACACCACCTGCAGGTTTTCCCATTCCTCGTCCGGCACATCGACCGGCATGATGGCGGCAATGGAGACGCCTGGCGGTATCGGCAGGATATTGACGATGGCCTTGCCCTTGCCGGTGCGGCCCGACTGCGGCAGGCGCCAGGTCTTGAGCTTATAGACCATGCCGTCGGTGGTGAAGAACAGAAGCTGGGTGTGGGTATTGGCCACGAACAGCGTGGTCACCACATCCTCTTCCTTGGTCTGCATGCCCGACAGCCCCTTGCCGCCGCGCTTCTGCGAGCGGAAGTCGGCCAGCGGGGTGCGCTTGATATAGCCGCCGGAGGTCACGGTCACCACCATGTCCTCGCGCTCGATCAGGTCCTCGTCCTCCATGTCGCCGGACCAGTCGACGATCTCGGTGCGGCGCGGCACGGCGAAATTGTCGCGCACTTCGCGCAGCTCGTCGCCGATGATGCCCATGATGCGCTCGCGCGAGGACAGGATCTCAAGGTATTCCTTGATCTTGCCTGCCAGTTCTTCCAGCTCGTCGGTGACTTCCTTGACGCCGATCTGGGTCAGACGCTGCAGCCGCAGCTCCAGAATGGCGCGGGCCTGGGTTTCCGAGAGGTTGTAGGTCCCGTCCTCGTTGGCGGTATGGGTCGGATCGTCGATCAGCTTGATGTATTCAAGGATCGGCTGGGCCGGCCAGCGCCGGGTCATCAGCTTCTCGCGCGCTTCAGCCGCGTCGGCGGACTGCCGGATGGTGGTCACGATCTCGTCGATGTTGGTGACCGCAACCGCCAGGCCGCACAGGATGTGGCTGCGCTCGCGCGCCTTGCGCAGCAGATGCGCAGTGCGCCGTGCGACCACGTCCTCGCGGAAGTCGATGAAGGAGGTCAGGAACCGGCGCAATGTCAGCTGCTCGGGCCGGCCGCCGTTCAGCGCCAGCATGTTGCAGCCGAAATAGGTCTGCATCGGGGTAAAGCGGAACAGCTGGTTCAGCACCACCTCGGGTGTTGCGTCGCGCTTGAGCTCCACCACCACCCGCACGCCGTTGCGGTCCGATTCGTCCTGAACGTGGGAGACGCCCTCGATCTTCTTGTCGCGGACCTGCTCGGCGATCTTCTCGATCATCGCGGCCTTGTTCACCTGATAGGGAATCTCGTCCACGACAATGGCATAGCGGTCTTTCCTGATCTCCTCGACACGAGTCTTGGCGCGGATGATCACGCTGCCGCGGCCCTCAAGATAGGCCTTGCGGGCGCCGGAGCGGCCCAGCATCACAGCGCCGGTCGGAAAGTCCGGGCCGGGGATGTATTCGATCAGCTGTTCGCTGGTCAGATCCGGATCCTCGATCAGCGCCAGGGTGGCGTCCACCACTTCGCCCAAGTTGTGCGGCGGGATGTTGGTGGCCATGCCGACGGCGATGCCGCCCGCGCCGTTGACCAGCATGTTCGGGAACCGGGCCGGCAGTACCGTCGGTTCGCGGTCCTTGCCGTCGTAGTTGTCCTGGAAATCGACGGTCTCTTTTTCGATATCCGCCAGCAGCGCCGCGGCGGGCTTGTCCATCCGCACCTCGGTGTAGCGCATGGCCGCCGGGTTATCGCCGTCCATCGAGCCGAAGTTGCCCTGGCCGTCCAGCAGCGGCAGCGACATCGAGAAGTCCTGCGCCATCCGCACCAGCGCGTCATAGATCGCGCTGTCGCCGTGCGGGTGGTATTTACCCATCACATCGCCGACCGGGCGGGCCGACTTGCGGTAGGACTTGTCATGGGTGTTGCCGGATTCGTGCATTGCATAAAGAATGCGCCGGTGAACCGGTTTCAGCCCGTCCCGCAGGTCCGGGATGGCGCGGCTCACGATGACGGACATCGCATAGTCCAGATAGGAGGTGCGCATCTCGGACTCGATCGAAACCGTCGGCCCATCGTACACCGGACGTTCCGGCAGGTTTTCTTCCATATTTTCAGGAGTTTCCGGCGTATCGCTCACGTTGGCTGCCCGCTCTTTCTTATGGCTCTATATATTGTGTTCGCACCCTATCAGATACCGTATATGGGGCGCAAGCAAACAGCCCGGAAAGGCGCAAGCAGGCCGTTCACGTATCGGTAACGCACTGTTTTTGGAGAAATTAACTATTTGCAGCCTAGCATCATTAGAAGGGGGCAAGATTTGGAGGCTTGAAATGGCGACCAGTGAGACCGAGCTGATGCTGAAAGGATACGGGCTGACCACGGCAGAATTCACCTACCATATGCCGGACCATATCCACGTTCTGAATACATTTGTCTGGCAGGAATACGATTTGGCACCGGATCACCCGCGGCTGTTCGAATTCATCGAGTTCTGGCACCGCGAGATCGACGGGCCGCTTCACTCGGTGCGTTTCAATCACCGCAAGATGATCGGCCCGGGCGAATGGCGCAACGTGGTCGGCGAATTCCAGATTCATTAAACAGGTCCCATTCGGCGTGCTGCGGGTGAACCTGCAGCGGTGCGGGAAACCCTTTCCTGTTGCGGGAGCTCAGGGGCGGCCTTAATCCTATGCGTGTCAGGGCTTCTGGTGCTGCCCATCGGATTCGGGCAGCATCAGGCAATGGCAGGCAGCCAGAGAGCAGGGGGCACGGCGGGGATTTATGCGCACAAATATCTTGGGAAATCAGTTTGATAACGTTCTTAAGGCCACAAGCACCATCCGCGAGAGCCTATACGGTCTGGGCGGGAATGACACATTTTCGCTATACCACCACGATGCGGGGTCCAGTACGGTTCCCGATCTTTCAGACCGGTTTTTCGGCGGCGGCGGTAGCGATTGGCTGGGTTCCCTCAGCTTCGATCTGACCGCCGACGGCCAGCTGAACGACTACCGCGGACTTAGCTTCGATGGTGGCAAGGGCTACGACACGGTGTCCTCGGATGTGAACGTACAGATGACCGGCGGGTTCACGCTGGATCTTGGCCAGATCAAGACAAGTGTAACTTCGGTCGAGCATTGGGACTATGACATCGCGCTTCTCACCAGTACCGGGAGCGGAGATTTTGTTGTCCGGTCGGGCAAGAAAGACGACACGCTGGAAATTCAGCAATTGGCGTCCGCTGCGGGAAATGATGTCCAGGTCAGGACACTGGGAGGGGACGACAAGGTCTTTTACACCGCTTACCAGGATGTTGATGACCTGTTGGTGAAGACAGGCGTTGGACACGACTATTTTGAGTTCAACGGCGATTGGACCGTGTCAGCCGGTCTTCGCGTGTTCACCGGCAAGGGCAAAGACACAGTTATCATCAACGGATCGACACTCGCCACTCCGGACAGTCTCACCGCAACCATCAGTACCGGGAGCGGTGCGGATACCATCGTATTGGAAGGGATGCACGCGGAACGCCTGGATGCAGGTTCAGGCGCTGACGATATCTATGTGCTGACTGGCAACTTTACCAACGCCGCGGACTCAATCAGTACTGGCGCGGGCAAGGATCAGCTGTTTCTGGAGCTGGACGCCTATTCCACGGTGGCAATTCTTGACGATTTCTCGGCGGCCGACGACGTGTTTGTCTTCGACGCGGAGGAAGCAACCGTGTCGGTCCCGCGCAACACGGATGTGACCTTCAAGCGGTCTGTGTGGAAAAACTCCGACGAAGACCGTCTGTACATGAACAACGCCAAGGACAAGCTGTTCTATGGCGACAACATTCTGGTGGAGTTCACCACCGACGTAGAGTTGACCGCCGACAATTTCACAGTCGGAACCTGGGAGTTCTGACTCCTGCCGGAAGCTGTCAGGCTGAGCAGCTGGCCCCTCCGAGAACGCAGAACTTGGCGCAATGGGGATGGTTCAGTTGCACCGGATGTTCGGCCTCAGCCAAGGTTTCGCCCAATTCGAATTCCGGAGCATAGGGCAGCAGGGTGCAGGCAAGAACGGCGGGATTCCTTGCACCTTTGCGTTTGACGACCATTCGGGAGGACGCGCACATCACACTGTCCGGAGCCTTGTTGAGGATATCCCAGCAAGATGTTGTGATTTCCGGCACTTCCACGGTTTCGTCCATTTCCGGGAACAATACGGTTTGACCGGGGTTTTGTGCGTCAATGGCAAAGCGATGGGAGGCAAACAAAGCGGCATAGCCGGCGCGGGCTTCCGCTTCGCTTTCGCCCCAGACGGTACGGCCGGCCACCGCAATGCGGAAGCCGTGGTCGCGCAGCCATTCCATGCCTTCAATGGTCTTGGCAAAACTGCCCGCACCGCGTTCCTTGTCGTGCAATTCCCTGCTGTGGTGGTCAACCGAGATCCGCAGGGTCAGCAGCCCGTCCCCGAAATCGTCCCGCAGCTTCAGCAGCGCCGCCTGCACTGACTTGCGCATCATCGGCCGCATCGCGTTGGTGAGGATCAGCACCTCATAGCCGCGTTCCAATGCGGCCCGCGCCATGGCGGTGATTTCGGGATTCATGAAAGGCTCGCCGCCGGTAAACCCGATTTCCCGAACCGGCCAGCCGCGATCGGCGATCTGGTCCAGGTAGCTCTGAACCTCCGCTTCTGTCAGATAAACCAGCGCGTCATTGGTGGGGGAGCTCAGGATGTAGCAGTTGCTGCATTCGATGTTGCACAGGGTGCCTGTATTGAACCAAAGCGTTTCCGGATGGCTGAGCGGAACCGAAGCGCGCTCCTGACCCTCGGCCGTCACATAGGCGTCTTCAAATTTGCCCAGGTTCGCGACGGGTTTTTGCAGGTCTTTCATGCGGATGTCCTTTGGGGCAGTTCCTTTCGCCGGAAGCTACCTTATACTGGGCAGGAAATGAAAGCAGCCGGGCAGTCACATGACAGGGATGTGAGCGGCGGTGTGCCGCGCCTGAACCGGCGTAGACAGGAAGAACAACAATGGTTTCGCGTGTGATACCGGTCGATCCGTTTGACCTGGTGATTTTCGGCGGTACCGGCGATCTTGCACAGCGCAAGATCCTGCCGGCTTTGTTCCGCCGCCATTGCGCCGGCCAGCTGCCGGGCGGCGAGCGGATCATCGGGGCCGCACGCACGGCACTTTCCAATACGGAGTACCGGACTATCGTCGCCGAAGCGGTGCGCGCGCATGCAGGTCTCAAGGCGTGCGGGGGAGGCGCGCTCAACTCCTTTCTGGAACGGGTCCGCTACGTGGCGCTTGACGCCAAGGGGGAGGAGGGCTGGCCCGAGCTGGCGACTCATCTGCGTCCTGCGGACGAGGCGCCGGTCCGCATGTTCTATTTTTCGGTGGGCCCCGGTCTGTTCGGGCCGCTGGCCGAGCGGCTTCACCGCCATGAGCTGGCCAATCCGGACACCCGGATTGTGGTGGAAAAACCTTTTGGCCGGGATCTGGAAACCGCAAGGGAGCTGAACCGGACGCTCGCCAGCCACTTCGATGAAAGCCAGATCTACCGGATCGATCATTATCTGGGCAAGGAGACGGTGCAGAATTTGATGGCGGTCCGCTTTGGCAACATGCTGTTCGAGCCGCTGTGGAACAGCCAGTATGTCGATCACATCCAGATCACCGTTGCGGAAACGGTCGGCGTCGAGGGGCGCGAGGACTATTACGAGCGCGCGGGCGCCATGCGCGACATGATGCAGAACCACCTGATGCAGCTTCTGTGCCTGATCGCGATGGAGCCGCCGGCCAAGTTCGATCCTGACGCGGTGCGCGACGAAAAGCTGAAAGTCATCCGGGCGCTGGACCCGGTGGAGCCGCATCACATCGTGCGCGGCCAGTATCAGGCGCGGCTGGACCCCGAGGCACCGCATCCCTCCTACCGCGGACTGGTCGGCAACCCGCGCAGCACCACCGAAAGCTATGTGGCGCTGAAGGCGCATATCAGCAACTGGCGGTGGGCGGGCACGCCGTTCTACCTGCGCACCGGCAAGCGGCTGGTGAACCGGTCTTCGGTCATCAACGTGATGTTCAAGGATGCGCCGCATTCAATTTTCGGCGCTGAGGCGGGCCGCCATGCCAACCACCTGAAAATCCGCCTGCAGCCGAATGAGGGCATCACCCTGAGCGTGACCATCAAGGAACCCGGGCAGGGCGGCATGCGGCTGGTCGACGTGCCCTTGGACATGAGCTTTGCCGAGGCGCTGGGACCCGAAGGCGGCGATCCGCCGGACGCTTACGAGCGGCTGATCATGGATGTTGTGCGCGGCAACCAGACGTTGTTTATGAGAGGCGACGAGGTCGAGGCGGCCTGGGCCTGGACGGATCCTGTGATTGCGGGCTGGAAGTCCCGCGGCGATGTGCCTAAACCCTATGAAAGCGGCAGCACCGGACCCGGCGACGCCGATTTGCTGATGCGCCGCGACGGGCGTGAATGGAGAGGGATAAACCCATGAAATTCCACGAATACCCTGACCAGGAGATGCTGGCGATAGAAGTGGCAAATGAAATTGCCGGGGATCTGAAGACCCATCTGCTGCATCACGATACAGCGTCCCTGGCGGTTGCGGGCGGCACCACGCCCGGGCTGATCTTTGACGATCTTTGCGCTGCGGATATTGATTGGGACCGGGTGCATGTCATGGCGACTGACGAGCGCTGGGTACCTGCGGACAACGCCCGCTCCAATGCCGCGATGATCCGTGCGCGGCTGCTGCAGAACCGGGCAGCATCGGCGCAGTTCCTGCCGTTCCACGTGCTGAACCAGCAGCCGGAAGATGTGCTGGCGGAACTCGAAGACCAGGTGGAGCCGAACCTGCCCTTGTCGGTTCTGCTTCTTGGCATGGGTGAGGACATGCACACAGCCTCGCTGTTCCCCGGTGCCGATGGGATCGAGGCTGCTCTGGCGCCGGATGCGCCGGCATTCACCGTCATGCGGCCGGACAGCCAGCCCGAAGCGCGGATCAGCCTGACGGCGCGGGTGCTGGACGCCGCAATTGCCAAGCATTTGGTTATTTTTGGCAATGCCAAGCGACAGGCGTTAGAGCGGGCGATGGCGCTGCCGCCGGAAAATGCGCCGATCCAGGCTGTCTTGTCCGAGGTGTCGGTCCATTGGGCACCTTGAATTCAGGAAAGATACAGATGTTTACTGCTTTGAAGACGTTGCATTCACAGAAATGCGGCGGAAACATTGTTGATTTGTTCGAAGAAGACCCACAGCGTGCCAGCGGTTTCAGCGTTCGGTACGAAACACTTTTGTTTGACTACTCCAAGACGCAGATCACCGCCGAAGTGCGAGCGGGCCTGACCGCCTTGTGCGACGAGAGGGATGTTGCGGGCAGGCGCACGGCGATGTTTCAGGGCGGTCTGATCAACGAGACCGAGCGCCGCGCAGTTCTGCATACTGCCTTGCGGGATCCGGACGGGCCGCCGCTTGTGGTCGATGGTGAGGATATCCGCGCACCGCTGCGCCAGACCTTGGAACGGATGGAGGATCTTGCGCGCCGTATCCGTTCGGGGGAACTGGCCGGACCGGGCGGTGCGTTTTCCGATGTGGTCAATATCGGTATAGGCGGCTCCGATCTGGGGCCGGTGATGGCGACACTTGCACTTGCGCCGTATCATGACGGGCCACGCTGCCATTTTGTCTCCAATGCAGATGGCGCGCACATTCACGATATCCTGCAACGGATTGATCCGAAAACAACTTTGATCATCGTGGCATCCAAGACGTTTACCACGGTTGAAACAATGACCAATGCCGCCACCGCCCGGCGCTGGGTCGAAGGCGGCGGTGGCGATCCCGCC harbors:
- the gyrA gene encoding DNA gyrase subunit A, translating into MSDTPETPENMEENLPERPVYDGPTVSIESEMRTSYLDYAMSVIVSRAIPDLRDGLKPVHRRILYAMHESGNTHDKSYRKSARPVGDVMGKYHPHGDSAIYDALVRMAQDFSMSLPLLDGQGNFGSMDGDNPAAMRYTEVRMDKPAAALLADIEKETVDFQDNYDGKDREPTVLPARFPNMLVNGAGGIAVGMATNIPPHNLGEVVDATLALIEDPDLTSEQLIEYIPGPDFPTGAVMLGRSGARKAYLEGRGSVIIRAKTRVEEIRKDRYAIVVDEIPYQVNKAAMIEKIAEQVRDKKIEGVSHVQDESDRNGVRVVVELKRDATPEVVLNQLFRFTPMQTYFGCNMLALNGGRPEQLTLRRFLTSFIDFREDVVARRTAHLLRKARERSHILCGLAVAVTNIDEIVTTIRQSADAAEAREKLMTRRWPAQPILEYIKLIDDPTHTANEDGTYNLSETQARAILELRLQRLTQIGVKEVTDELEELAGKIKEYLEILSSRERIMGIIGDELREVRDNFAVPRRTEIVDWSGDMEDEDLIEREDMVVTVTSGGYIKRTPLADFRSQKRGGKGLSGMQTKEEDVVTTLFVANTHTQLLFFTTDGMVYKLKTWRLPQSGRTGKGKAIVNILPIPPGVSIAAIMPVDVPDEEWENLQVVFATSGGDVRRNRLSDFTNVRRNGKIAMKLPEDGSVQLVNVRICSEDDDVMLFTDSGRAIRFRSTDVRVFNSRESTGVRGIRLSGEDRVVSMSVIRHSKYRPEQRTAYLKMRRAMAGLTDDAETSDEDAVEDPNFSTELYAEMSAAENLILTITSGGSGKLSSSHDYPVRGRGGMGVTAMDKAMRGGEIVASFPVEMDDQIMLATSKGQSIRVPVEGISFRSRSAGGVRVFNTGKGEEVVSVAWIAENGEEEEDS
- the zwf gene encoding glucose-6-phosphate dehydrogenase, with protein sequence MVSRVIPVDPFDLVIFGGTGDLAQRKILPALFRRHCAGQLPGGERIIGAARTALSNTEYRTIVAEAVRAHAGLKACGGGALNSFLERVRYVALDAKGEEGWPELATHLRPADEAPVRMFYFSVGPGLFGPLAERLHRHELANPDTRIVVEKPFGRDLETARELNRTLASHFDESQIYRIDHYLGKETVQNLMAVRFGNMLFEPLWNSQYVDHIQITVAETVGVEGREDYYERAGAMRDMMQNHLMQLLCLIAMEPPAKFDPDAVRDEKLKVIRALDPVEPHHIVRGQYQARLDPEAPHPSYRGLVGNPRSTTESYVALKAHISNWRWAGTPFYLRTGKRLVNRSSVINVMFKDAPHSIFGAEAGRHANHLKIRLQPNEGITLSVTIKEPGQGGMRLVDVPLDMSFAEALGPEGGDPPDAYERLIMDVVRGNQTLFMRGDEVEAAWAWTDPVIAGWKSRGDVPKPYESGSTGPGDADLLMRRDGREWRGINP
- the pgl gene encoding 6-phosphogluconolactonase is translated as MKFHEYPDQEMLAIEVANEIAGDLKTHLLHHDTASLAVAGGTTPGLIFDDLCAADIDWDRVHVMATDERWVPADNARSNAAMIRARLLQNRAASAQFLPFHVLNQQPEDVLAELEDQVEPNLPLSVLLLGMGEDMHTASLFPGADGIEAALAPDAPAFTVMRPDSQPEARISLTARVLDAAIAKHLVIFGNAKRQALERAMALPPENAPIQAVLSEVSVHWAP
- a CDS encoding radical SAM protein gives rise to the protein MKDLQKPVANLGKFEDAYVTAEGQERASVPLSHPETLWFNTGTLCNIECSNCYILSSPTNDALVYLTEAEVQSYLDQIADRGWPVREIGFTGGEPFMNPEITAMARAALERGYEVLILTNAMRPMMRKSVQAALLKLRDDFGDGLLTLRISVDHHSRELHDKERGAGSFAKTIEGMEWLRDHGFRIAVAGRTVWGESEAEARAGYAALFASHRFAIDAQNPGQTVLFPEMDETVEVPEITTSCWDILNKAPDSVMCASSRMVVKRKGARNPAVLACTLLPYAPEFELGETLAEAEHPVQLNHPHCAKFCVLGGASCSA
- the ctaA gene encoding heme A synthase codes for the protein MSKRSIFEEVEGEKSDAPAVQPGLIDRGRGGARKAIRAWLMVLFALVVVMIVVGGLTRLTDSGLSITEWRPVTGAIPPMSEADWQAEFEKYQQIDQWRIQNQWMELSDFKSIYWWEWGHRQLGRVIGVVWAAGFLGFLVARKIPAGWTGRLLLPGVLGGVQGAIGWWMVASGVTQGEGMTAVASYRLAVHLGLAFVILGFIAWYVLMLGREERELMQARRAKEAKLFSLSTGLMHFAFLQILLGALVAGIDAGRSYTDWPLMGGQVMPPNPFMIEPVWKNFFENPGLVQFIHRVAGYLLFAFGVVAWLRGRGSAHARTRFAFNAVFAALMVQVLLGIVTVLYAAPLHAAITHQLMAIAVWVLILRARFLSAYPIATSIKDH
- a CDS encoding DUF6614 family protein gives rise to the protein MNLYHCSIDLHHEAKALSFASAVEQWMSYLQERGVVLGWRLLRRKLNLASDNCRDFLLEIEFKDMTQLDQAFRVLGEHDEEVDKLYSHVTALIATAEIGLYRPFPDPERAERMALI
- a CDS encoding carboxypeptidase M32, whose translation is MSAFDELMAFQRETQALGQIAGRLGWDQETVMPRGAAPQRGEEMAAIEAVLHARRSDPRVAEWLEQAEAPDEPGAAQLREIRRSYERTVKVPADLAKKIAQVTSEAQGKWAAARADEDVAAFLPVLEEVVALKREEGQALAAGGDVYDAMVEDYEHGMTGAGIAAIFDAMRPGLVALRAKVLEKPAPEGLRGTFDEAAQMKLTRKIAKVFGYDMAHGRVDKAVHPFSSGSGLDVRITTRTSETDPFNCFYSTIHEVGHGAYEQNIRRDFLLTPLGSGVSMGVHESQSRIYENQIGRSRAFAGWLFEEMKQAFGDFGVADADAFYAAVNAVHKGYIRTEADELQYNLHIMLRFGLERALMSGDLAVKDLEAAWNDRFEADFGYAVDKPSNGCLQDVHWSVGLFGYFPTYSLGNVYAGCLYQALRRDVPGLDAQLAEGDTSGATGWLKENLQQHGGVRTPRETIVHAAGMEPGHEPLLAYLEEKFSLLYDL
- a CDS encoding usg protein produces the protein MATSETELMLKGYGLTTAEFTYHMPDHIHVLNTFVWQEYDLAPDHPRLFEFIEFWHREIDGPLHSVRFNHRKMIGPGEWRNVVGEFQIH